The Mixophyes fleayi isolate aMixFle1 chromosome 1, aMixFle1.hap1, whole genome shotgun sequence genome includes a region encoding these proteins:
- the LOC142108449 gene encoding leukotriene B4 receptor 1-like, translating into MTMTTLNASFTNSTGTSSGSSQSLGIAILSIAFIIGFPGNAFVIWTVLTRMKKRTVTCLLILHLAIADIMLILTAPLFLNLLSTGSWIFGNIICKMCHYISCLSMYTSIFLIAFMSLDRFLAVAVPFTSQKLRTKPVVRGIVSAIWVLASLLAIPMVFYRVVIPINNRELCIPYHGALNVRSKHIIFQYTFETMLGFVIPFTIIVSCYIYIGIRLRSAKFQTKNKTSRLVIMIIVTFALFWLPYQVVNMIQVSGELYSSDKLRKAASFGRPNATALAFLSSSVNPILYVFAGGNFIRTAGVGFMAKLFEGTASETSSFRKISQVFRQKSQTDSVELEKIGEQSKIFSTNQTE; encoded by the coding sequence ATGACAATGACCACTCTCAATGCTTCTTTTACAAATTCCACTGGGACTTCTTCTGGATCGTCCCAAAGTCTCGGCATCGCTATCCTCTCAATCGCCTTCATTATTGGATTCCCAGGCAATGCATTTGTTATCTGGACAGTGTTGACCCGAATGAAGAAACGCACAGTCACCTGCCTCCTCATTTTACATTTGGCCATTGCAGACATCATGTTAATCCTCACAGCACCATTATTCCTCAATCTCCTGTCCACTGGCAGCTGGATATTTGGAAATATTATTTGTAAGATGTGTCATTACATTAGTTGTTTGAGTATGTACACCAGCATCTTCCTCATTGCTTTCATGAGCTTGGATCGCTTTCTAGCCGTGGCCGTACCTTTCACTTCTCAGAAGCTGAGAACAAAACCAGTTGTCAGGGGCATAGTTTCTGCAATATGGGTGTTAGCATCACTGTTGGCCATTCCCATGGTGTTTTACCGTGTTGTAATACCCATAAACAATCGAGAACTCTGTATACCTTATCACGGTGCTCTAAATGTACGCTCTAAGCACATCATTTTTCAGTATACGTTTGAGACAATGCTGGGATTTGTTATCCCATTCACAATCATTGTTTCCTGCTACATCTACATTGGAATAAGGTTACGTAGTGCAAAGTTTCAGACCAAAAATAAGACAAGCCGGCTGGTCATTATGATCATAGTAACTTTTGCCCTCTTCTGGCTTCCATACCAAGTGGTGAACATGATACAAGTGTCAGGAGAACTGTACTCATCAGACAAGCTAAGAAAAGCAGCTAGCTTTGGCCGACCTAATGCTACAGCCCTTGCATTTCTCAGCAGCAGCGTTAATCCAATTCTGTATGTATttgctggtggcaatttcataAGGACTGCTGGGGTGGGATTCATGGCCAAACTCTTTGAAGGAACTGCTTCTGAGACTTCCAGTTTCCGTAAAATATCCCAAGTTTTCCGACAAAAAAGTCAAACCGATTCTGTCGAATTGGAAAAAATTGGAGAACAGAGTAAGATTTTTTCCACTAATCAAACAGAATGA